In Gossypium raimondii isolate GPD5lz chromosome 12, ASM2569854v1, whole genome shotgun sequence, a single window of DNA contains:
- the LOC105762414 gene encoding carotenoid cleavage dioxygenase 7, chloroplastic encodes MQAKIFHIVPTMFHSPSKLASYLHQPSLPRKLPRAISISSPVNDNHHVPGPLTIPDKDESMAAFWDYQFLFISQRSETSEPITLRVVEGTIPPDFPSGTYYLTGPGLFVDDHGSTVHPLDGHGYLRAFSIDGVPKEVKFTAKYIKTEAQVEEHNPVTGSWRFTHRGPFSVLKGGKKLGNVKVMKNVANTSVLKWGGKLLCLWEGGDPYQIESETLDTVGSFNVINESLPSAEKRGPGDLFDVAARLLKPVLHGVFKMPPKRLLSHYKLDAQRNRLLAVTCNAEDMLLPRSNFTFYELDSNFNLLQKQEFNIPDHLMIHDWAFTDTYYILFGNRIKLDIIGSMTAVCGLSPMISALSVNPSKSTSPIYLLPRFPSEKSAGQRDWRVPVEAPSRKWLLHVGNAFEIKDIDGNSMIQIQACACSYQWFNFQKLFGYNWQSGQLDPSIMNVKQHENESLVPHLVQVTIKLDTNGSCHECSMENMNEWNKPSDFPIINPEFSGKKNTCIYAATSSGTRQALPHFPFDMVMKLNLSSKTVSTWSAGARRFIGEPIFVPKGTEEEDGYILVVEYAVSIQRCYLVILDPKRIGESDRVVARFEVPKHLNFPLGFHGFWAKND; translated from the exons atgcaGGCAAAAATATTCCATATTGTTCCTACAATGTTCCATTCGCCTTCAAAACTCGCTTCTTACCTACATCAACCATCATTACCAAGAAAACTACCACGAGCCATATCTATTTCCAGCCCTGTTAATGATAATCATCATGTTCCTGGTCCTTTAACAATACCAGACAAAGATGAATCCATGGCTGCTTTTTGGGACTATCAATTTCTATTCATATCGCAACGGTCGGAAACGTCCGAGCCGATCACACTCCGTGTCGTTGAAGGTACGATCCCCCCTGATTTCCCTTCCGGTACGTATTACTTAACCGGTCCGGGGTTATTCGTCGATGATCACGGCTCGACCGTGCACCCTCTAGATGGTCACGGTTACCTTCGAGCGTTTAGCATCGATGGTGTTCCCAAAGAAGTTAAATTCACGGCTAAGTACATAAAGACCGAAGCTCAAGTGGAAGAACACAATCCGGTGACCGGCTCGTGGCGGTTTACGCACCGCGGTCCATTTTCGGTCTTAAAAGGGGGTAAAAAACTTGGTAACGTTAAGGTGATGAAAAATGTAGCTAATACTAGTGTGTTGAAGTGGGGTGGAAAGCTTTTGTGTTTATGGGAAGGTGGTGATCCTTACCAGATCGAATCGGAGACGTTGGATACCGTTGGCAGTTTTAATGTGATAAATGAATCCCTACCATCCGCCGAGAAACGGGGGCCCGGTGATTTATTCGACGTAGCCGCCCGGTTGTTGAAGCCGGTGTTACATG GTGTATTCAAGATGCCCCCAAAAAGATTATTGTCTCATTATAAGCTTGATGCTCAAAGGAACAGACTACTTGCAGTAACATGTAATGCAGAGGACATGTTACTGCCTCGAAGCAACTTTACATTTTATG AGTTGGATTCGAATTTCAATTTGTTGCAGAAACAAGAATTTAACATCCCTGATCATTTGATGATCCATGATTGGGCTTTTACCGATACTTATTACATACTGTTCGGAAACCGGATCAAGCTCGACATTATCG GATCAATGACAGCAGTATGCGGGTTATCGCCGATGATTTCGGCATTGTCGGTGAATCCGAGTAAGTCCACCTCTCCCATTTACTTGCTTCCTCGGTTTCCATCTGAAAAATCAGCCGGACAACGAGATTGGAGGGTACCGGTGGAAGCACCGTCTCGGAAATGGCTGTTGCATGTTGGCAATGCCTTTGAAATCAAGGATATTGATGGTAATTCAATGATTCAAATCCAAGCTTGTGCTTGTTCTTATCAATGGTTCAACTTCCAGAAACTATTTG GATATAATTGGCAAAGCGGACAACTAGATCCATCGATTATGAACGTAAAACAACACGAAAACGAGTCCTTAGTACCACACTTAGTTCAGGTAACAATAAAATTGGACACTAATGGCAGCTGTCATGAATGTTCAATGGAGAACATGAATGAATGGAACAAGCCATCGGATTTTCCGATCATCAACCCGGAGTTTTCGGGCAAAAAGAATACATGCATTTATGCAGCAACATCTTCAGGGACAAGACAAGCATTGCCTCATTTTCCATTTGATATGGTAATGAAGCTAAATTTATCATCAAAAACCGTAAGTACATGGTCTGCAGGGGCTCGTAGGTTCATTGGTGAACCTATTTTTGTCCCTAAAGGaactgaagaagaagatgggTATATTCTTGTCGTCGAG tatGCAGTTTCAATACAGCGatgttatttggtgattttGGACCCAAAGAGAATTGGAGAAAGTGATAGGGTTGTAGCAAGATTTGAAGTCCCTAAGCACTTGAACTTCCCTCTTGGATTTCATGGTTTTTGGGCCAagaatgattga
- the LOC105762413 gene encoding malate dehydrogenase, cytoplasmic: protein MGKEPVRVLVTGAAGQIGYALVPMIARGVMLGSDQPIILHMLDIEPATEALNGVKMELVDAAFPLLMDVIATTDAMVACKGVNIAVMVGGFPRKEGMERKDVMSKNVSIYKAQASALEKQAAPDCKVLVVANPANTNALILKEFAPSIPEKNITCLTRLDHNRALGQLSERLKIHVGQVKNVIIWGNHSSTQYPDVNHATVTPTNSEEKPVRSVVADDNWLNTEFVTTVQQRGAAIIKARKLSSALSAASAACDHIRDWVLGTPKGTWVSMGVYSDGSYGIQSGIIYSFPVTCDKGQWSIFQGLKIDDFSREKMDATAKELVEEKTLAYSCLN from the exons ATGGGGAAAGAACCTGTTAGAGTTTTAGTTACTGGTGCTGCTG GGCAAATCGGGTATGCTTTAGTGCCTATGATTGCTAGGGGAGTAATGTTAGGCTCCGATCAACCCATAATTCTTCATATGCTCGATATCGAACCGGCCACCGAGGCCTTAAACGGTGTCAAAATGGAATTAGTTGATGCTGCATTTCCTCTTCTCATGG ATGTCATTGCTACCACCGACGCCATGGTCGCTTGTAAAGGTGTGAACATAGCTGTGATGGTTGGCGGATTCCCACGAAAAGAAGGTATGGAAAGGAAAGACGTGATGTCAAAAAACGTATCGATTTACAAGGCTCAAGCTTCGGCATTGGAGAAACAAGCCGCACCGGATTGTAAGGTGTTGGTGGTCGCTAATCCAGCGAACACCAATGCCCTTATCTTGAAAGAATTCGCGCCATCAATCCCGGAGAAAAACATCACGTGTCTCACTCGACTCGACCATAACAGAGCGCTTGGACAACTCTCCGAGAGGCTAAAGATCCATGTTGGTCAAGTGAAGAACGTGATCATATGGGGTAACCACTCCTCCACTCAATACCCGGATGTGAACCATGCCACTGTCACGCCCACAAACAGTGAAGAGAAGCCTGTTAGAAGTGTCGTAGCGGACGATAATTG GTTGAACACCGAGTTCGTTACCACGGTGCAACAACGCGGTGCCGCCATTATCAAAGCTCGAAAGCTATCAAGTGCATTGTCCGCCGCAAGTGCTGCTTGTGATCATATTCGTGATTGGGTTCTTGGGACTCCCAag GGAACATGGGTGTCCATGGGAGTGTATTCTGATGGATCATATGGAATTCAATCTGGCATTATCTACTCATTCCCAGTTACATGTGATAAAGGACAATGGTCAATTTTTCAGG GGCTGAAGATAGACGATTTCTCGAGAGAAAAGATGGATGCAACAGCGAAAGAGCTTGTGGAGGAGAAAACATTGGCTTATTCTTGTCTTAATTGA
- the LOC105763736 gene encoding squamosa promoter-binding-like protein 8, with translation MLEYEWGNPTAMILTGEEADQEPDPTRQILEHYGANTTTHHHHQAGFNETLFPHQQSAAFVPFQAQTQHGYLHSMYDPRAYTGASGYTTPHPSSLLSLDPVSGTGGNGGGGYFLVPKTEEVSRPVDFTARIGLNLGGRTYFSSAEDDFVNRLYRRSRPGEPGSTNSPRCQAEGCNADLTHAKHYHRRHKVCEFHSKASTVIAAGLTQRFCQQCSRFHLLSEFDNGKRSCRKRLADHNRRRRKSQHQQQQPSNQENQLKHSTLENGRNSSTDNNHPRSPPRPPPPQSDSRVHSSSTVTVAVSPPRMSLDYFRQRPYNATGSSSSSSSPSTFFFSSG, from the exons ATGTTGGAATACGAATGGGGAAATCCGACGGCTATGATTTTAACCGGCGAAGAAGCGGATCAAgaacccgacccgacccgtcAGATTCTCGAACACTACGGTGCTAACACTACGacccatcatcatcatcaagcTGGTTTCAATGAAACCCTTTTTCCTCACCAACAAAGTGCTGCTTTTGTTCCTTTCCAAGCTCAAACTCAACATGGTTACTTACACTCCATGTACGACCCACGCGCTTACACCGGCGCGTCTGGTTACACTACTCCCCACCCTTCGTCGTTGTTGTCTCTCGATCCTGTTTCCGGTACCGGAGGAAATGGAGGAGGGGGTTACTTTTTAGTTCCTAAGACTGAAGAAGTTTCTAGACCGGTTGATTTCACGGCGAGGATCGGTTTAAACTTGGGTGGCCGGACGTATTTTTCTTCAGCTGAGGATGATTTCGTGAACCGGCTATACCGGAGATCGAGACCCGGTGAACCCGGTTCGACGAACTCCCCTAGATGCCAAGCTGAAGGTTGTAATGCTGATCTTACACACGCTAAACACTACCATCGCCGTCATAAAGTCTGTGAGTTCCATTCAAAGGCCTCCACCGTCATTGCCGCCGGTTTAACCCAACGGTTCTGTCAGCAATGCAGcag ATTCCATCTTCTCTCGGAATTCGACAACGGAAAACGTAGCTGCCGGAAAAGATTAGCCGATCATAATCGTCGACGGCGAAAATCAcaacatcaacaacaacaacccaGTAATCAAGAAAACCAGTTGAAACACTCCACGCTTGAAAATGGCCGCAATTCTTCCACTGACAATAACCATCCAA GGTCACCACCGCGACCACCGCCACCACAGTCGGATTCTAGGGTTCATTCTTCTTCGACAGTAACCGTCGCAGTTTCACCTCCACGAATGTCATTGGATTATTTCAGGCAAAGACCTTACAATGCAACGGggtcttcatcatcatcatcatcaccgagcaccttttttttctcaagtgGGTGA